The region AGAGGGTTGACCCCTCTCCGGGGGCGGAGCTCGACGCCGCCGTTAAAGTAGAGCCCGACGTTAAGGTGTGGTTAGAGGAGGGCTCTGTTAAGGTCTGGGTTCCGGAGGTGAGGCTCTCCTCCTTCCGAATAAACCCCGCCTACCTGCGGCTTGCAGACGAGCAGGAGGTTAAAAAGTTCGTTCGGGAGAAGTACCAGCGAGCGCTCTACCTTAAGAAGGCCCTTGAGCAGAGGCGAAAGACCCTTGCAGAGATTGCCAGGTGCGTTTTTAACCGTCAGCGCCGTTTCCTCGAAGACGGTAAGAGTTTGAGGCCTTTAAGCTACTCCGAGGTTGCCGCCGCCGTCAGAATCCACGAGTCTACAGTCAGCAGGGCCGTTAAGGATAAGTTCGTGGAGACCCCTTTTGGAGTTTTCCCTTTTAAGCTCTTTTTCCCAAAAGGGGTTTCCGGAACCAGCGTGGACTCTGTAAAGGAGGCCATCAGGCGGATAATAGAGTCTGAAGATAAGAGGAAACCGTTAAGCGACAGTAAAATCGCCCGGCTCCTTGCAGAGCAGGGTATAAAGGTTGCAAGGCGAACGGTTGCCAAGTACCGGGAGGAGATGGGCATACCGGGAGCCTTTAAGCGAAAAGTCAGGGAGGGAGCGTGAAACTTCTGGTCGAAAAGCTTAAGAGTTCTCTGCCGCAGGAGTGGCACCCCCTTGTTGAGTTTGTAGAGCGGGAGAAGCTGCCCAATCCCCGCAGGGCCCTTATCCTGCTGGAGAAGCTCTACAGGAAGGTGAATGCCCTTCCCGAGCCTATGAGGGGGGAGTTCGGAAGCCACGTTGTAAGGCTCTTTTCCTACTCTCAGTTCCTCGGAGAGTTCCTCGTTCGCCACCCTGAGCTCCTTCCCGAGCTTGAAAGGGTTTACGGGAAAACTCTATCTCCGGCCGACTTCAGGCCCCCTGTTGAGGGGGAACGCTCCTCTTTCATGAAGGGGCTGAGGGTTTTTAAGCACTTTCACATGTGTAGGGTTTTACTGAGGGATATACTGGGGCTTGCTCCCTTCTCGGAGCTGGTTAGGGATGTAACCCTTATCCACAAAGGTGTTACTGCCGCCGCCCTTGAGTTTGCCTCCCGGGAGTTCGAGAGGCGTTACGGTAAGCCCTCCAGTACCTTCCTTGTTGTCGGTATGGGGAAGGCGGCAGGCTTTGAGCTCAACTACTCTTCCGACCTCGACCTCATATTCGTTTACGGCAGCCGCTACGGCGAAACGGCCGGAGGCTCTTACGGGAAGCTCCAGAACCACGACTACTTTACCCTCCTTGCTAAAGAGGTTGTTGAGCTTTTAAGTGCCAACACCCCCGAGGGCATCTGCTGCGTTGTTGACACAAGGCTCAGGCCCAACGGAACTATGGGTCCCCTTGTAAACGACCTTCAGGCCCTTGAGCAGTATTACACTGCCGTTGCAAGGCCCTGGGAGCGCTTTGCCCTGCTTAAGGCTCAGCCCTTTGCCGGCGACTGCGATGGACTCGGCGTTGAGTTTCTGAAGCTTACGAGGGCTTTCGTTTTCAGGAAGTACGTTGACCTTACGCTCATAGAGGAGGTTTTGAGGCTCAAGGAGCTCATAAAGGCCAAGGTTCAAAAAAAAGGCGCCAAAATAGACCTTAAGCTGGGTAAGGGGGGAATCCGGGAGGTTGAGTTTATAGTTCAGGCCTTCCAGCTCATCTACGGCGGGAAGTTCCCCCAGATTCGCTCCCGCAATACCCTTGTAGCTTTAAAGAGGCTCTTTAAGTGGGGATTCCTCGACAGGCGCTCCTACACCGACCTCAGGCAGGCCTACCTCTTCTTGAGGAGGGCCGAGCATATGCTTCAGGTTACCCACTTCAGGCAGACTCAGACCTTTCACCCTGAAAGTGAGGAGGCCGCTGAGCTCGCCCTGAAGATGGGCTTTGACAGCAGGGAGGCCTTTCTGGCGGCCCTTAGGGAGGTTATGGAGAGGGTAAACGGCTACTTCAACCGCTTCTTCCCCACCGGGGAGAACAGACCCCTCTCTACGATTACGGAAGAGGACTTAAGGCGTATGGGGTTTGCCGAGCCCGCCGAGGTAAAGCGGTTCATAGAGGTGCTGCTTTCGAGTAAGAAGCTCTCTCCGGAAGAGCTTAACAGGCTCGACGTTATGGGGGAACGCTTCTTAGAGCTTCTGCTTGAAGCTCCGAGCTCCAAAAACGCCATGAAGAACCTGGTGGCCCTCTTCGATAGGGAGGAGGGGAAGCTATTCTTCTTCTCGATTCTGAACCAGGTGAACGCTTTAAGGCTTCTCCTCTTTCTCCTCTCCACCAAGGACTTTTTTATCTCCCGCTTCAGGGCAACACCCGAGCTTGTCGACTTTATCTTCCGTCCGGAGCTCATAGAGGAGCCGGTAACTTCCGAAGTTATAGAGAGGTACTACGGCCTTCTCGGTAACCTTCAGCTCGTTAAGAACCTGTTTGAGGTTGTTGCCCTGCTGCGTTACAGGCTTGCAAGAACCAAGGTAGAGGAGTTCTTCGAAGAGTTTACAACCGTTTGCGACTTCGCCCTTAGTAGAATTTACCGGGAGGTTTCGCCCCCCTTTACGGTGTCGTCTCTGGGCAAGCACGGCAGCCGGGAGATGACCGTAGGCTCAGACCTCGACCTCCTCTTTGTCTCGTCTGCCCCTCCGGGCGAGGAGGGAGCTCGCTCTGCCGTTGAGCTCATAAAGAGGCTCGAGGGGCTGGGCTACGAAGTTGATACAAGGCTCAGGCCTTTCGGCGAGAAAGGGGAGCTCGTTTTCACCTTGAACTACTTCAGAAAGTACCTAAAGGAAAACGCCCGCCTGTGGGAGCGGCTCGCCTTTACCAGGTTCCGCCCCTTTGCAGGGAGCATCTCTTCGGAAGTTGAGGAGGCGGTAAGGGAGTTTATATTCTCCGAGCCCTTGAATCTTGAGACCTTAGAGGGCATAGTTCAGATGAGGGAACGGCTCGAAAGGGAGCTCGGCAGGAAGGAGCCCTTAAAGTACGGCAGGGGCGGCACCGTTGACCTTGACTTTATCTCCTACACCTACCAGCTTTACAGCGGTAAGTGGTTGAGGAATACCCTAAAAGCCCTTAGAACTTTGGCCGAGCAGGAGCCCCGCTTTGAGCGGCTTGTTGAGCTCTACCGACGGCTGAGACAGGCCGAAACCGAGAAGAGGCTCTTCGGGGAGCTCGTTACCTACGGTGATAGAATAGCCGACCTCAGGGAGGAGGTGAGAACTTTTTACCTGGAGTTTACTGAATGGATGAGAGAGAGGCTCTCCTGAACTACTACAGGGAGATAAGCCAGTTCCTCGAGGACCACTTTGAGGGCTTTCGGCTCGGGGGCCCCTACGATATGGAGGTTATAAGGCAGTGGTTCCGCTACAACCTTCCTCCCTACTACCTGCTCCGTTTGAAGGATGAGCTTCCCGAGAGCTTCACCCTCCGGGACATAGGCGACTTCGTCTTAAGGCGTTTCCTTTCGGAGAGAAACGTCAGTTTTGTCCCCTCTCCGGTTGGGCCCTCGAGTGCCCTTGAGCGCCTTGCCCTGCGGGTCAGGGAGATTCTCGGCGAGCTCGGGGTTTCCGACTTCTCGATTGCAGAGCGCATCCTTGAGCTTGCCGCCGACGACGACCTGTTAGAGGTTGAAAAGGAGCTCTACAGCCTCGAGAAGCACTTTTTCAAGCTGCTTGCCGCCCGCTCACCCTACGCAAAGGAGTGTAGGGAGTTTGCCCGCAAGAAGCTGGAGCCCTTTAGAACCCGCTGGAGCGACAAAGTTCTGGCCCTAACGGAACAGGCGCTTGTAAAGAGGTGCCTTTGGGAGAAGCACAATGTCCCCGAGTTCACAACTGCTACGGTTACTTGACTACCCCCGAGGAGACGAAGGAGAGGGCAGGAAGCTCCTTGAAAGGATAGAGTCTGCCGGCGTAAAAGGGCTTTCCTTTGTTGCCAAAGGCTACCGCGGCGTGGTGTTTAAGGGGAGCCTGAAGGGTAAGCCGGTTGCTGTTAAGGTTAAAAGGAGCGACGCCGGCAAAGACTCCCTCCTTGAGCGGGAGTTTTCCGTTTTAGAGCACCTTGAAAGGGCCCTCGGCCCGGAAAACCCTGCTCCTAAGCCCTACCTGCTCGGAGACGGCTTCTTGGTTGAGGAGTGGATAGAGGGCCTTCCCTTTGAGAGGGCCCTTGAGCTTTACCCTGCTGCTTTGGTAGTTACCCGGGCCCTTGAGGCCGCCCACCTCCTTGATAGGGCCGGTGTAGAGCACTCCGAGCTAAAGGGGGAAAAACACCTGCTCTTCGACGGCAGCCGCTTTAGGGTTATAGACTTTGAGAGTGCCCGCTTTAAAAAGCGCCCGCGGAACCTGCTCCAGGTTGCCGGTTACCACCTGCTCAGAAGGGAAAAACTCCTTGAAAAGCTCGGGCTTACAAGGGAGGAGCTCCTCTCTGCCCTTAACCGCTACAAGGAGAGTTTCGACTTTAGTGCGGTTTCCGAACTCTTTAGCCGATTTTGACAACCAACGCCCTTTGCCTATAATTCCCAGTATCAAATTCCCAACCAGGGTGGAGGTGAAAATTGTCCACTAAGAGAACCTACCAGCCCAGCAGGCTTCACGGTAAAAGGGTTCACGGTTTCAGGGCCAGGATGAAGACAAAGAGCGGTCGCGAAATCCTCAGAAGGCGCAGGAAGAAGGGGCGCTGGAAGCTTACCGTGAGCGACGAGTGGAAGAGAAGGTAAGGTTCACCTTCACCAAGGAAGAGCGCCTGAGGAAGAGGCGTGACTTTGAGAGAGTTTTTGCCCACGGGAAGAGCCTCGGCGGTTCTACCGTGGCTTTTTATTTTCTGGAAAACGACGTTGGCAGGCCTCGGGCGGGGTTTATAGCCTCTAAGAAGGTTTCCCGTAAGGCCGTTGAGAGGAACAGGGCCAAACGGCTCATGAGGGAAGTGTTCAGGCTGAATAAGCACCGCCTCGGGCCCTTCGACATCGTTTTTATAGCGAGGAAGGGTATAGTCGGAAAGAGGTTTCAGGACGTTGAAGCGGACTTCCTGAGGCTTGCCAAAAAGGCGGGTATCTTTAAGGAGCAGACTTGAAAAAGTTGGTTATAGCTCTGATAAAGTTCTACCAGCGCTACATATCGCCGCTCACTCCCGGCACCTGCCGGTACTACCCCACCTGTTCCAGTTACGCCATAATGGCCGTTGAGAAATACGGCCTTCTGAAGGGAGGGGTAAAGGCGGTTTGGCGGGTGTTGAGGTGTAACCCCTTCTCTCGTGGCGGCGTAGACTACCCTTAGGAGAGGGAATATGGAGGAAGGAAAGTTCGGAACCCTAATCCAGTCGTTGATACTGGCTCTGCTGATAGTAATCGGTTTTCAGTTCTTCTTCCACCGCGGAGAGGAGAAGAAGGAGCTTCAAAAACCCACCTCCGCCAAAACCTACTCCCTGCAGGATGTTCCCTCCTCCAAAAGGCTCGGGGAGCTCGTTACGGTAGAAACGCCCCTTTACACAGCCCAGTTCTCTACCGTTAACGGAAAGCTCGTAAAACTAACGGTTAAAAAGTACAACGCTCAGCTTGTTTCGCCTATTTCCAAGGAGCTTGGCGTTTACCCCCTTACCACGGTTGCGGCAAATCCCGAGCTCTCTAAGGTTCTGGTAGACCTTAACACCACTCCCAGTGCCAAGGAGCTAAAGGTAACAAAGGCTCCTGCAAAGCTCACCTTTACCGGTAAGCTCCCCGACGGCAGGGTGTTTAAGAAGGTTTTCACCTTCTACCCAAACTCCTACCGGATAGACTTTAAGGCTCAGCTGAAGGGGGCTCGCCTTCAGACGATAGTGGGGCCCGACATTAAGGTGAACGAGGCCCACACCTCCAGAATGGGCCACATAGGTCCGGTTATAGAGACGCAGGAGAAGGTAATCAGGCTGAAGCCCGAAGAGATAAAGGGCTTTATGAGCTTTAACAACGTTCTTTGGGCCGGCGAGGAGGATAAGTACTTCCTCATGGCCGTTAAGGATACCGACTTTACCGCAACCGTTGAGAAGGTAGGGCCCAAGGATACCCTCGTAAGGAACTTCGTAGGCAGCGGAATCTTCTACGGCGGTCCCAAGGAGCTTCACCAGCTGGAACCCTTGGGGATGGACTCGGCGATAGACTTCGGGATTTTCGGCTTCCTCGCAAAGCCGCTTTTAAAGTTCTTCCTTTTCCTCCACAAGTTCGTTCCCAACTGGGGGCTGGACATAATCCTCTTCGTTCTCATCATCAAGATTCTCCTCCACCCCCTTGCCCACAAGAGCTACGTTTCGATGAAGAAGATGCAGGAGCTTGCCCCCAAGCTTGAGGAGCTGAAAAAACGCTACGGAAACGACCCCCAGAAGCTTCAAGAAGAGACGATGAAGCTCTACCAGGAGATGGGGGTCAACCCGGCAAGCGGCTGCCTGCCGATGCTCCTGCAGATTCCCATCTTCTTCGCCCTCTACGAGATATTCCTCAACGCCGTTGAGCTGAAAGGGGCCTCCTTCCTCTGGATACCCGACCTCTCCCAGCCCGACCACACCTACATCCTTCCGGTTCTCATGGGCCTCTCTATGATTGTTCAGCAGCTCCTCACTCCCACTACCAACAAGCAGCAGCAGAAGATATTTATCCTTATGGCCGTTATCTTTACCGTTATGTTTGCCACCTTCCCTGCGGGTCTGGTTCTCTACTGGTTCACAAACAACGTGATAACGGCCATTCAGAACTTCATAATCCTTAAGATACTCGAGAAGAAAGGGTAGAGGCCGTGGAAGGGGGCAGTCTGACTGTTTACCTTTTCGTGCTCCCCCTTCTCATTCTGCTTTCGGGCCTCTTTTCTGCCTCGGAAACGGCCTTCTTCTCCCTTAACACTTTAAGGCTTGAGAGGCTTGCCAAGGAGGGCAACAAACGGGCCCAAGAGATTTTAAAGTTCCTTCAGAACCCTGCAGACCTGATAGCTACGATTCTCATCGGGAACGAGCTGGTTAACGTTGCCATAGCTGCCACTTCGGCCGTTCTGTTTGTGAAGCTCTTGGGGGAGGAAAAGGGGCCTGCCCTGGCCGTTCCGGTCACGGTTCTCACCCTTTTAATCTTCGGCGAGGTAACTCCCAAAACCTTGGCGATTAAGTTCAGCGAGCGTTACGCCTTTTTCATTTTTCCCTTTATAAAGCTCGTGAGTTACCTGATACTGCCCGTGCGCCTTGCCCTTGTTGGATTTGCCTCCCTACTCCTCAAACCTTTCGGAGTGGAGCTCTTTAACAAACCCAAAGCCATGACAGACGAGGAGTTTCTCATTCTCGTTTCGGAAGGAGCCAAGGAGGGCACCATAAGGCGGGAGGAGAAGGAGCTGATAGGCAGGGCCTTGGAGCTCGGGGAGATGCTCGTTAAGGAGGTTATGGTTCCAAAGCACAAGATATTTGCCTTGAAGGAGGACCTTCCTGTTAGAGAAGCCCTTATGCTTTTGAAGGATACCCGCTACTCCCGGATTCCGATTTTTAAAGACTTCTTAGACCAGATAACAGGGATTCTCTACACCAGGAGGATTTTGCCCCTGAAGCTCTCTAAGGAGGATTTAGATAAGCCCATAGCCGAGTTTGCAGACCCTCCCTTTTTCGTCCCCGAGTTCTTAACCCTGGATAAGCTCCTTGAACAGATGCAGCGGACTAAGCGCCACATGGCGATAGTTGTTGACGAGTACGGTAACACCGCCGGCCTTGTAACCTTGGACGACATTCTCAGGGAAGTTGTAGGTGAGCTTCCCGAAGAGAGGAAGAAACAGCGGGAAGAGGAGGTAAAGCGCCTCGAGGACGATAAGTTCCGTCTGAAAGGCGACCTTCCGGTGGAGGAGCTTGCGGAGCTTCTGAAGCTCCGGGAGGACGAAATCCTCGAGGAAGTGGACACGGTTTCGGGTCTTATGATGGCCCTTTTGGGGAAGATTCCCAAGCCCGGGGACTCTGCAGTTTACCAGGGTTACCGCTTCACCGTTGAAGAGATGGAGGGCAATAGAGTCAAGAGCGTAGTTGCCGAGAGGGTTGAGTAATGGAGCTGTGGCCGCTCTTTGTGATACTTCTGTGTGTTCTCTTTGAAGGGTTTTTCTCCGGTAGCGAGATTGCCGTTATATCGCTGCCCAAAGTAGAGCTTGAAAAGCGCCTTCAGAAAGGGGATAAAGCGGCCAAACTCCTTGCAAGCCTTTTAAAAGAGCCGGAGAAGCTTTTGACCACTACCCTTATAGGTACAAACCTTTCAACCGTAACCGGCTCTACCCTGTTTACCACCTACCTGCTCGATGCGGTTGCTTCACACTTGCCCCTTATAGGGAGCTATCCAGAGCTTGTCACCGTTCTCTGCTTTACGCCCGTTACCCTTACTTTTGGCGAGCTTATACCCAAAAGCCTCTTCCAGAAGTACTCCCACGTTATTGCCTTTAAGGTGGCTTACCCCCTTTACTTTTTCTACACCCTCTTTAAGCCGGTCTCCCTGTTCGTTATGGGGCTTGCGAGGCTCCTTTCAAAACTTCTGGGGGCCGAAACCGAAAAGAGCCCCTTTGTTACAAAAGAGGAGCTGAAAATGCTCGTAGAGAGCTCCTCTCGCCTTCTGGTTGAAAAGACCGAGAGGCGAATCTTGGGGAATATACTGAACCTTAGAGAAAAGTCGGTTGGGGATATTTACACGCCCCTCTCTTCGGTTATTGCCGTTAGCGACAATGCGGCTGTGGGGGAGGCTCTTGAGCTTTTTGAAAAGAGCGGCTTTTCCAAGCTACCCGTTTACAGGGAGCGCTTTGACAACATCGTAGGTTACCTTCTCATATCGGACCTTATCTCCGTTACCGACGACTCAATGAAGGTAAAGGAGATTATGCGTCCCGTCCTTGTTCTCCCCGAGTATATGAGCATATTCGACGCCCTCAGGGAGTTTAGAAAGTCTAAGGAGCAGCTCGGTATTGTTGTTGATGAGTTCGGCTCCACTTTGGGAATAGTTACAGTTGAAGACATACTTGAAGAGATTGTCGGCAGAATAGAGGATGAATTTGACAAAACAACGTTGCATATTACGAAAACCGGAAACACCGTAACTGCAGACGCCCTTGTGGAAGTGGAGGAGATAAACAAACTTTTAAGGCATAAACTGCCCAAAAGCCCCGACTATACAACCGTTGCGGGTCTGATTCTCTCGAAGCTCGGTCGCTTCCCGCAGCCCGGCGAGAAGGTGGAGCTTCCCCTCCACACAATCACAGTAAACAGCCTCAACGGCCGTAGAATAGGTAAAGTAACAATAGAAGAGAAGGGCTAAAACTCCTTGGTTCGAGTAAACCGGAAGGGTATCTGCCTTTAGGTAAACGGTTAAAATTCCACCCAATAGGACTTGTGAGAACTTCCGCATACTTTTCATTCCTGCCTTTACCTTC is a window of Thermovibrio ammonificans HB-1 DNA encoding:
- the yidD gene encoding membrane protein insertion efficiency factor YidD — encoded protein: MKKLVIALIKFYQRYISPLTPGTCRYYPTCSSYAIMAVEKYGLLKGGVKAVWRVLRCNPFSRGGVDYP
- a CDS encoding hemolysin family protein, which produces MEGGSLTVYLFVLPLLILLSGLFSASETAFFSLNTLRLERLAKEGNKRAQEILKFLQNPADLIATILIGNELVNVAIAATSAVLFVKLLGEEKGPALAVPVTVLTLLIFGEVTPKTLAIKFSERYAFFIFPFIKLVSYLILPVRLALVGFASLLLKPFGVELFNKPKAMTDEEFLILVSEGAKEGTIRREEKELIGRALELGEMLVKEVMVPKHKIFALKEDLPVREALMLLKDTRYSRIPIFKDFLDQITGILYTRRILPLKLSKEDLDKPIAEFADPPFFVPEFLTLDKLLEQMQRTKRHMAIVVDEYGNTAGLVTLDDILREVVGELPEERKKQREEEVKRLEDDKFRLKGDLPVEELAELLKLREDEILEEVDTVSGLMMALLGKIPKPGDSAVYQGYRFTVEEMEGNRVKSVVAERVE
- the rpmH gene encoding 50S ribosomal protein L34 gives rise to the protein MSTKRTYQPSRLHGKRVHGFRARMKTKSGREILRRRRKKGRWKLTVSDEWKRR
- a CDS encoding [glutamate--ammonia-ligase] adenylyltransferase, translating into MKLLVEKLKSSLPQEWHPLVEFVEREKLPNPRRALILLEKLYRKVNALPEPMRGEFGSHVVRLFSYSQFLGEFLVRHPELLPELERVYGKTLSPADFRPPVEGERSSFMKGLRVFKHFHMCRVLLRDILGLAPFSELVRDVTLIHKGVTAAALEFASREFERRYGKPSSTFLVVGMGKAAGFELNYSSDLDLIFVYGSRYGETAGGSYGKLQNHDYFTLLAKEVVELLSANTPEGICCVVDTRLRPNGTMGPLVNDLQALEQYYTAVARPWERFALLKAQPFAGDCDGLGVEFLKLTRAFVFRKYVDLTLIEEVLRLKELIKAKVQKKGAKIDLKLGKGGIREVEFIVQAFQLIYGGKFPQIRSRNTLVALKRLFKWGFLDRRSYTDLRQAYLFLRRAEHMLQVTHFRQTQTFHPESEEAAELALKMGFDSREAFLAALREVMERVNGYFNRFFPTGENRPLSTITEEDLRRMGFAEPAEVKRFIEVLLSSKKLSPEELNRLDVMGERFLELLLEAPSSKNAMKNLVALFDREEGKLFFFSILNQVNALRLLLFLLSTKDFFISRFRATPELVDFIFRPELIEEPVTSEVIERYYGLLGNLQLVKNLFEVVALLRYRLARTKVEEFFEEFTTVCDFALSRIYREVSPPFTVSSLGKHGSREMTVGSDLDLLFVSSAPPGEEGARSAVELIKRLEGLGYEVDTRLRPFGEKGELVFTLNYFRKYLKENARLWERLAFTRFRPFAGSISSEVEEAVREFIFSEPLNLETLEGIVQMRERLERELGRKEPLKYGRGGTVDLDFISYTYQLYSGKWLRNTLKALRTLAEQEPRFERLVELYRRLRQAETEKRLFGELVTYGDRIADLREEVRTFYLEFTEWMRERLS
- a CDS encoding hemolysin family protein, with product MELWPLFVILLCVLFEGFFSGSEIAVISLPKVELEKRLQKGDKAAKLLASLLKEPEKLLTTTLIGTNLSTVTGSTLFTTYLLDAVASHLPLIGSYPELVTVLCFTPVTLTFGELIPKSLFQKYSHVIAFKVAYPLYFFYTLFKPVSLFVMGLARLLSKLLGAETEKSPFVTKEELKMLVESSSRLLVEKTERRILGNILNLREKSVGDIYTPLSSVIAVSDNAAVGEALELFEKSGFSKLPVYRERFDNIVGYLLISDLISVTDDSMKVKEIMRPVLVLPEYMSIFDALREFRKSKEQLGIVVDEFGSTLGIVTVEDILEEIVGRIEDEFDKTTLHITKTGNTVTADALVEVEEINKLLRHKLPKSPDYTTVAGLILSKLGRFPQPGEKVELPLHTITVNSLNGRRIGKVTIEEKG
- the rnpA gene encoding ribonuclease P protein component, whose product is MEEKVRFTFTKEERLRKRRDFERVFAHGKSLGGSTVAFYFLENDVGRPRAGFIASKKVSRKAVERNRAKRLMREVFRLNKHRLGPFDIVFIARKGIVGKRFQDVEADFLRLAKKAGIFKEQT
- the yidC gene encoding membrane protein insertase YidC, with translation MEEGKFGTLIQSLILALLIVIGFQFFFHRGEEKKELQKPTSAKTYSLQDVPSSKRLGELVTVETPLYTAQFSTVNGKLVKLTVKKYNAQLVSPISKELGVYPLTTVAANPELSKVLVDLNTTPSAKELKVTKAPAKLTFTGKLPDGRVFKKVFTFYPNSYRIDFKAQLKGARLQTIVGPDIKVNEAHTSRMGHIGPVIETQEKVIRLKPEEIKGFMSFNNVLWAGEEDKYFLMAVKDTDFTATVEKVGPKDTLVRNFVGSGIFYGGPKELHQLEPLGMDSAIDFGIFGFLAKPLLKFFLFLHKFVPNWGLDIILFVLIIKILLHPLAHKSYVSMKKMQELAPKLEELKKRYGNDPQKLQEETMKLYQEMGVNPASGCLPMLLQIPIFFALYEIFLNAVELKGASFLWIPDLSQPDHTYILPVLMGLSMIVQQLLTPTTNKQQQKIFILMAVIFTVMFATFPAGLVLYWFTNNVITAIQNFIILKILEKKG
- a CDS encoding tyrosine protein kinase gives rise to the protein MSPSSQLLRLLDYPRGDEGEGRKLLERIESAGVKGLSFVAKGYRGVVFKGSLKGKPVAVKVKRSDAGKDSLLEREFSVLEHLERALGPENPAPKPYLLGDGFLVEEWIEGLPFERALELYPAALVVTRALEAAHLLDRAGVEHSELKGEKHLLFDGSRFRVIDFESARFKKRPRNLLQVAGYHLLRREKLLEKLGLTREELLSALNRYKESFDFSAVSELFSRF